Part of the Brassica oleracea var. oleracea cultivar TO1000 chromosome C8, BOL, whole genome shotgun sequence genome is shown below.
TGTAACACAGTCTTTTGATTGAATACAATTTCACATTCATTCAAAAAAACATGGATATTTTCCCTCCATTTCTCTCAGTCTCTGCCATGTGTATAAAAAAAAATACACCTCTCGTGGGGTGTATCGTGTCTGTTCCAGCTGTTGACAAAGATTGTCTTGTGATTGAGATAATAGAACAAGTCTGGAAATTGAGAGATACAGAAGGAAGAGTGAACATCCCACGAATATTTGTCAGTCATAAAAAGAGCAGAGGTCACATAATAAAAAAGTTACGGGAATAACACAAGAGAGATCCAACAACAGTAGTTGTTTAACAAGGCCAGATTTATCAATAAGCAGAGAGAGAGAAGGAAGAGGTAGATTTAACCAGGTCCGACTTTAGGGATATCGTAGTGCTCACTCATGTTAGCCAGATACTGATTGAAATCCTCAATCCTGTTACGGTGAGACTTGTTCGCTTCCTTGGCTAGTTTCTGCACATCCAGTTTCTGCTTCTGCTCTATGTACCTTCTTTCTGCTGGCGTTAACAGATCATCATCATCATCATCAGGTTGCACTTTTCCATCCTCCTTTTCACTCCTACCCTCCTCCTCTTCTTCTTCTTCCATCAATTTACCCAATGTTTCTGCGTTTTCTCCTATAACCCAAGCCGACAAATCAGTCAACACCACATCGAATTTCTTCTTTCCATTGGTTATAAAATATTAGGAAATGAAAAGAATTCGTCATGTGTTACCTTCTATGAGTTCATGTTCAGTAATCTTAAGAGCTTGTTCTTCGTGTTTCTTCTGTTTCTTCTTCTTCTTCTTTACTCCACCTGCTTTCACATCTAAGGCCTTCCCTTTTAGCTTTAGCTTCCCACCAATAACATTGTCGTATGCCGACATCTGAACAAACACAAGTAGCACATAACAAAAAATTTAGAGCTGTAAAACCAAAGAGGAAGTAATGTAGTACTCAAGGCAAAGACTTTGAGAGTGGCACACAATAGTCTGAAACTTACAAAATACAGTTACAACTTAAAACTAACCATTAGAAAAGATAATCAAAGATTATTAACGAGGTTACTGAGATTATAAACCCTGATTTGATTCCCCTTTGAATCAATCAGACATCGCAGACGTAAGCATCCAACAAAATTAAAGCGAGCCATTACGTAACGCACAGTAGATCTACAGTGTATACCCTAACAATCAGCACAGAGTCCATAGCTACGAAGCATAAAGAGAAACCCTAATCGAATCAATCACCTGAAATCGAAAGCGGAGCTTGCAAGGAGACCGAGAAAGAACGAAGAGAATAATTATTATTTTTCTTTTCTTCTAAAAAGGATTAATCGAAAGAGGAGCTACCTACTTGCAGGTCAGTGTGTTCATTAACGGCCCATTATCTACAAAACGATGACGTATCATTGTTCTCCTACGCTCGCTTTTTAAAGGCAATAAAATAATAAGGGCCTGTTTAAGAAGCCCATTCACTAACGGCCCATTATCGAATAAACGGGGTCGTTTCATCCTTCTTCTACGCTCGCTTTTTAAAGGCGAAAAAGTAATAAGGGCTTTCAAATTGATTAAAAATTCAATTTCTTCCTCTGTAACATCGGAAACTTCAATTCCCGTCGCCGGAAACTCTCGACTTCGCCTTCCGTGTCGAGGAGGAGAAAAATGACGAGTAAAGTCTCCTCAAGCGCTGAGCTCCTGACCCGGTGGAGGAGAATCGAGGAAGACGAAGAGGAGAACGACGATTCTGATCCCTCCACAGTACGCCGTCTTAACCAGCGCAAAGAACAATGGTTTACTTCCTTCTCTATCTCCCCTCTCACTTCTTTTGTTAAAATTGAGTGCGAATCCGAGCCCAAGCTGATGTTATCTACAGGTTTACAGATGCATTCACCATGCTGATCTCCTTGCCGAGAGACACTCATATCTGGTGCGGGTGTAGCGACGTGATGGGACCTCTTATCGAGACGTTCTACAATTTCTTCAGAGACGATAGAGAGGACTCGCCTCTTAAGGCTCTGTGGAAGAGAATCTCTGGGGAGATGCGGACTTGTGCTCAGTGTATCTCTCAGCACCATCAGACTCAAGAGATGTATGAGAAAGAGTACGAGTGCGCTTCCGTTGGTCCGTTGCTCGTTGTGCTGCGTAAGCTCGATGAGCAGAGAGTGACTATGCACTTGCAAGAGATTAACTCGATTATAGAAAAAGGAGCGTATGATCCTGATCATCATCATGCAGAAGTTGTTAGTGTAATGTACGAGGTAGTGTCTGAGATTCTGTGATTGTTATTTCAATGATGAACGATTTTGTGTTGATTCCGGGNNNNNNNNNNNNNNNNNNNNNNNNNNNNNNNNNNNNNNNNNNNNNNNNNNNNNNNNNNNNNNNNNNNNNNNNNNNNNNNNNNNNNNNNNNNNNNNNNNNNNNNNNNNNNNNNNNNNNNNNNNNNNNNNNNNNNNNNNNGGGGGGGGGGGGGGGGGTTTTCAGGTTTTGATGTTTCCCTTCTTCTTTGACGACATGTCCTTATGCACTGAGTTTGAGAAGTTCATTGAGTCGATCGACAACATTCATGAGCTGGCATTTGCTGAGAATCAAGAATTTCCGGTATAGTCTTATCCCGTGGAGAGCTTCTTGTGTTTCCTGCTTAACTAAAATCTCTCTGACTTGGTATATTCTCTCATTTCATCATTTTAGGGTGTGTATGCACTTCTTTTTCTCAATAGAAGGGTGCGTGTCATTGGTTATCGCTTGGCGAGGGCCATGGGGAAGTTGAGGTCTTTTTCTCCCTTTTTACTATATTAACTATTCTCATGACTGTATTTATTGCTTATGAAACTTTGATTGCTATAATGTATGTGATATTATTTGCTTCCTTGGCAGGTCAGCAACTCAATTGGAACGCCTTCAGCCATTGCTCAAGAAATTCATTGGAATTCTGGAGATGGAGGGACTGCCTTCTTCATCTCAGGATCCAAGGCCGAGGATTAATCTAGACCGCTCATCCATATGGCTTGGGATGACATCACTGTAAGACTTAATGACTAAATCTCATTTTGTAGTTTTTGTCTTATCTTGTTTTTGCTGATTCCTGAATGTCTTCTGTTTCTTAAAGGCTTGAGTTCTTAGAAGGCCCTGCTTTTGAAGAGGGGATATTAGAGCCTTATCCCATTTTTGTTGACACAGTGTTAAACCATATAAGCGGCGATTCACCTGAATTTTCGCTGGCTGTTAATTGCCTGAAAGAGCTATTTAAGACACTTGGTACGGTAACTATTTTTGTTTTGCGAAGTGCTCAGTGTATCTTGAAACTTTATATTATGTTTAGATGATACATTCTCACATTCTCAAAGGTTGTAAGCTTTGGCTTAGGGCTACCTTGTCCCCAAGTGTGATGCGTAACACATTGTTGGGTCAGTGTTTCCATACAAGAGCCGAGAAAATCCACAAAGCCATTTTTGATCTTTTCCAGCCACTATTACAGGCAAGCTTGAATTAGTTTCTCTTAAATATATGATTTATCTAAAGAGATTTCACGATTTCACGTGTTTTGTGCTCTTCGTTTTAATTTTACTTATCTTTTCATATTATGCATTATGTTCAGTCCCTTGAGGCTTTGCGAGATGGTGAGCATGAAAAGCAACGTAGACACTTTCTCTACTTTCTCCTTCATCAGGTCCCAGTTAGCAGTAACTTCAGTGTTTTAGCGAGAAGAATTGGCCACAAGGTAGTTCTAGTCTTTCTTACTAACACATATTTGTTGCATTTTTTTTTTCTTGGAGTGAAACTCTTTGATCCCTTTATCTATCTTCACCAAACTTTTTTTTTTCTTTCAGATTGCTCTTCTTATTGTACTCAGAGGTTACAAGATGAACCCTCCTTGCCCTCCCTTTGAGTGTGCACACATGTGGTTAGTGTAACTGGTCCTATCTTCTCTTTTGCAGCTGTTTGTTGTGTCTGGTACTCGAGAGAATCGGCTTTAAATTCCATCCTTGGTTTTGAATATCTGTAAAATACTTTTCACATGAGCTTGAAGGATATTTAGCATGAAGATTCTTGTTTCATCACATATATGTTGTAGTTGTGATTGTTTCTTTCTCCTCACAATTTCCCGTTCGCTTATGACCTATTTTATTTTTGTATGTAAGATGAAAAAACACGTTTTCTCATAGACAATTGATTTGACAGGGGACCGTCTCTTGTGTCATCGTTTAACGATTCTGCACTGCATATTTCATTGCGTCAACCTGCTATTGATCTTGTCCAAACTATCCTGGTATCTGATGCTACGGCCCTACTAGCTTCGCTGCTACGTAATAATACAGGCAACTATATGGGCAATGAGGTGAAATATGACGACGATGACAGTAATCTTCCCTTTCCCCATGCTGTCGAAGATGTAAGTGATCGTCCCTGGAGTGACTTTACCCAGCAGAGCAAAGTTACTCTTGGGGAGTGCAAAGAGTGGATGTGCATTCCAATGCTCTGGATTACTACTCTTACAAATACAAATCTTCTGAACCTTCCAGTATCGCTATCCCAAGCAGTATTTTGGTCTCGGTCACGTTTTTGTTTGGTGGAATCTGAAAAGACTGATGACATGACAGTTGATATGGAAACCTGGCTTTCATCTTCCGCTGTTGAAATCAAAGGCACGCTTGGATGGAAGGTAGCAACAGGTTCTGATGACGGGGGGCCAGGAAAGGAGTCCAAAAACTCTGTGGCAGTGTCAAAGATGTGCCCTACGTTAATACGAACACTGAAGAGGTACTTTTTCATTTCACTATTGTGGTAGGAAAGCCACTAAGTCTCTTACGATTTGTTATAGTGAGGCTTTTGGGTTTTGATTTTGTAGATTGACCACTTGTTTTCTGGTCCAAATGGGTGAAGAGTATCGAAAACAATGGACCTGGGTACCAGGGATGAGCGAAACTTTCATCCTTTCTCTTTCAGATCCAGATGATGTACGTAACGAACCTGAAATGATTGCTGGGTACCATCTCACGAGATGATTGCTTTATGTTTAAAACTCTCTGGTTCAAATGCGTGTAATGTTGAGCAATGTTGCTAGTGTTGTTTTTGTTGACAGAATATACGGCAGTTTGGAAAGTCTATGCTGGAACACGTTTCAAATACCAGAGGCCTGTCTTGTGGGCTGAAGTTTCTCTGCTCTCAAAGTTCACACCTCGTACATGTTTTTTCTGGAGCTACACATGTTTTACAGCAGGTAGGCAGCAGCTACATTCTACTCAAGATATAGAACGATACACATACAATGAGTCCTTTAACTTTTGTCTCATGAATGCAAGTTCAGTAATAATTTGCATTTTTCTGCTCTGTACGTGATGATGTTCTTAATGTTAGTCTTTGCTTAGGCTACAACATGTCCACCCTTTGCCACTATTGCTTATATCAGTTTTTGCTGATTTTGGCAGGTCCATTTGAGCTCTGTTCTACAAAGATTTCAGATCCTGCATCATTTTTTCTTTCTATTATTCAAGCTGCTGAAGGAAGAGGATGTGGTCATTATTACTGTGAAGAGTTCTGGAGGGGGATTTTTGAGGCAGCCGGACTTCAGTGCTCCTCCTGTGATTGAGAGCAGAAATTCCTCCACTGCTACCCCGGAATTACTGAAGTTTCTCTACTCGCTGGCAGAAGTTGCCTGGGGCGCAGTAAGGAAGTGCTTAGCTGAGGGAAAGGCTTTCATCCATCAAAGTCTTTGCCAGGTATTAGATAGTGAGCCTTTGTTATACATCTATTGCTTATGCTTTATTCTACTGTCCTCTTGGGTTGTCTATCTTTGAGCTGTTTGTGATTCAAATTAGTCGAGTATGGCTTTTTGCTTACGTTCCAATTTATCTTACTTGGCAGATGACATGTGTACGTTTGCTTGAGATAACTCCTGTCGTTCTGGGAAAGCTTAGACTAAGCCGTGAAGCTATTGGAGGAGCTTTGAAAGATGCATCTGATCTTAAATGGCTTCCTGATCTCATTGATTGGGGAAGGTCACAACTTAAAGTTGTTGTTACGTATTGGAGACGAGCATTAGCGGCTTTGCTAGATATCTTACAAGGATCAAAGAGTAACACTTGTTCCTCAGCAGTCCAGGCTATCAGACGTGTGTTGTCTGCTGGTAAGTGGTTTTCGTGCTTGCCCATGGTTACTAATTGGCAATTTTGAATTATATTTCTCTGATTATAGAATTCATCATGCTTTTCCTCTTTTTAATTCAGATGATCTTGACATCGAGCAATTAGCAGACCAAATCTCCCGCCTTGTTCCCAAGGCAAATGAGTGTCTTAAACCTGTTGATGCTGTTGGCAGAGCACCAGATAATGTGATGGATCTAACAGAGGATGTGACTGAGAAGGAATCATTGAAGAATTTACCTAGTTTGCATAAGTCTCATCAACTTGATATCAATAAAACTCTTCCACCTATCAGAAGCATCTCACGGGTCCCATCTCTGAAGAAGGGTACTTCTAGTATTGATACTTCAAAGAGTTCGGCGGCAGTTGTCTCAGAGAAAGATGTTTCAGTAAGATCCAGCAATATTGTTAGGGACCTTCCCACCACAAGCGCTGAACCAAGCAAGGTTGGTAGTATGAGTAAGGATGCAGAAAACAGACAGACTGTGGGAGGTCCTCTTTCACTTGTAAACAAAGCCAACTTAAAGAACGCTGCTGATGAATTCATCTCTCGTGGAACTTCGAAAGAGGCCCAGAAATCTGCGATTTCCAACACCAAAGGCATGGATTTGAGAAAAGTAGTTATTGAGCCGGAGGTTGATCCACTGGATTTGGCACTTAAATCTCTGAAACCACAGCCATTACCCCTAACAAAACCAGGACCTATTGTTCCCAAACGACAAGTTATTCAACTTTGTGCACCTGTAAATAAGAAAGCTGAGCGTTGGCAGAGGCAAGCAGCTGGATTTAAAAGATTCAGGCCACCAAAGCTTGAAGATTGGTTTAGAAAGATTTTGCAAATGGACTACTATGCAATAGTGGGACTGGCGTCAACAAATAAAGATGAGAATCAGAATGTCGGAAAGTTCAGGGAAGTTCCAGTGCGTTTTAGCTCACCTGAGCAATATGTACAGATTTTCCAGCCCTTGGTTCTCGAAGAGTTTAAAGCACAGTTGCAAAGTTCCTTCCAGGAGATATCGTCATTGGAGGAGATTTATTACGGTGATCTGTCTGTTTTGTCGATTGAAAGGGTTGATGACTTCCACTTTGTTCGTTTTATTAAAGACGAAAGTGATGGACCCAACTCGAAAAGTTTCTCTGAGAATGATTTGATTTTGTTCACAAAAGAGCATCCAGAAAACAGTAATGTTGGTGGTAATATGATTGGAAAGGTATGTGGTATTTCTAATACTTGAACTTAGTAAATTTCTCACATATAATCATGATCTTTATTGGCCTTGCTTGTTTCTTAGGTGGAAGGGCGGGAATGGGATGAGAAAAAACGGTCGAGTATTTTGAATGTGCGCTTGTATCTTCAGAATGCGTCTTCACGATTAAATCAAGCTAGAAGGAATCTTTTGGAACGTAGCCAATGGCATGCATGTCGGATTTTAAACATTACATCCCAAATCCGAGAGTTTCAAGCGTTGTCATCCATTAAGGATATCCCCGTTCTTCCTGTGATCTTGAGCCCTTTGGGTGACTCGAACTATGACTCTGAAACTAAAAGATCAGATCTGCGTTCATTACCACATTCTTTACAACAAATACTCAAATCATCTTTCAATGAGAGTCAACTTCAGGCTATTAGCGTTTCCATTGGCTCATCCAATCTGACAAAAGAGTTTGACATTTCACTTATTCAGGGTCCTCCAGGTTAGTCGTTTTCTTTCTTTGTCAGTATTAACCAATTATTTTGATACTATGCTAGTCTTTGATCTTTGATGAATAATTTTTTTGCTTGATAGGAACTGGCAAGACTCGCACTATTGTTGCCATTATTAGTGGTTTGCTTGCTTCCGTTTCACGTAAAACTGGAAATTCTGAGCAAGATCATAGTTCTTCTACAACTTCTAGGCAGAGAATGAATCCGAATGTGGCTATGGCAAGGGTATGGCAAGATGCAGCTCTGGCTAAACAGCTAGATGATGATGGGGAGTCAAAGAAAAAGATGGGAGAAAAGATTGGTAAGGGAAGGGTATTGATCTGCGCTCAGTCAAATGCTGCAGTTGATGAATTAGTTTCGCGAATATCTAGTTTAGGCGTTTATGGCATGGATGGGAAGATGTTTAAACCGTATCTTGTGAGGGTTGGTAATGCAAAAACTGTTCATCCAAATTCACTGCCCTTCTTTCTGGATACACTGGTTGATCAGCGCTTAGCAGAGGAGAGAATGCGGATAAACAAAGCTAAGAGTAATAAGGCTGAAGATTCTTCTGCCTTACTGCGCTGTAGTTTAGAAAAGGTCGTTGATCAGATCACCCGTTTTGAAGCTAAGCGTGCAAACTTAAACCAGGAAAGTTTGGACGCCAAAGAAAAGCTAGGGAGTAAAAACCTCGATATAGATGATGATGGCAAGCCAATGTCTGATGCAGAGCTAGGAATAAGATTGCGGAGGCTATATGAGCAAAAGAGGAAAATTTACAAAGATCTTGGTGCTGTTCAGGCTCAAGAGAGAAAAGCTAACAATGAAATTAGAGCATTGAAGCATAAGTTGAGGAAGTCCATTCTTAAAGATGCTCAAATAGTTGTTACGACTTTAAGTGGTTGTGGAGGAGACTTGTACAATGTGTGTGCTGAATCTTCATCAGCCCATAAATTTGGCAGTCCATCTGAAGATAATTTGTTTGATGCTGTAGTGATTGACGAAGCAGCTCAGGTGAAGACACTACACGCTGGATTGTTTTGCATAGGTGTTCGTGTCACAACTCATTACTAATTTGTTTTTGTTTTACAGGCTCTGGAGCCAGCTACCTTGATTCCTCTACAGCTCTTAAAGTCAAGAGGGACTAAATGCATAATGGTGAGAATCGTTCACTTGTGTTACAAAACGTTCCATAAATTTGCAGTTTTTATCTAATAACGTTTTCGGTGATTAAAGGTTGGAGATCCAAAGCAGCTTCCAGCAACTGTTCTCTCCAACATTGCTAGTAAATACTTGTATGAATGCAGCATGTTTGAACGCTTACAAAGGGCTGGTTATCCTATCCTAATGCTTACCCAACAGGTATACATCACCTGATTTTCTTGGCTCGTAGTTTCAGTTTTGGAACTTCTCCTTTCACATTATTTAATCTTATGTTTACATGATGTAATATTGAATTTGGAACTTGGGCTTACACTTTCTCTGCTAAAAAACAGTATAGGATGCATCCAGATATTTGTAGATTCCCGTCTATGCATTTCTACGACAATAAGCTACTGAATGGTGTCGACATGTCAAGCAAATCAGCTCCGTTTCACAAGAGCCCTTATCTTCGACCATATGTTTTTTATGATATTGTTGACGGCCAAGAGCATCGAAGTGGGGACTCTAGCTCCGTGTGCAATGAACAAGAAGCTGAAGCTGCTGTTCAACTGCTTAGATTTTTCAAAAGGAGGTCTATAACTATCTTAAGCTCTCTGTTCACACACGTTTTAGAAACATATTGAGTATTATTTTCTTCACTGGCTGTCTCGTTGCTTACAGATACCCCTCTGAATTTGTCGCTGGAAGGATTGGCATCATTACTCCCTACAAACGTCAGCTTGCGGTTTTGCGTTCTCGTTTCTCAAGTGCATTTGGATCTCAAGTAGCAGCAGATATGGAACTGAATACTGTGGATGGCTTTCAAGGGAGAGAGGTCGACATATTGGTGTTATCCACTGTAAGAGCTACTCATTCTGCTTCCGATGGGAACAGTCAAAGTCGGATTGGTTTCGTTGCAGATGTTAGACGTATGAATGTTGCTCTCACAAGAGCCAGACTCTCCCTTTGGGTTTTTGGTAACACGCGAACCTTGCAAAGAGACCATAACTGGGGTGCTCTTGTGAAAGATGCAAAAGAAAGAGAAGCCATCATACCGGTTAAGAGACCATACAACATGTTTGGCGAGAAAGCCACGGAACAAAAACAGTTTGAGAATCTTTCAAAGAATTTTCCTGAGCCTGAGAAACAGCATCAGCATTCTCGCCGTAAAGAACATAGAGCAGAGACATCCTCTGATAGAAAAATGAGGAAACCTGATGGAGATGTTGTGCCTCTCTTATCGAAAGGATCAGAGAGCAAGCAGAGCAGACGAAAAGCCAAAGAAGAAGCTTCTTCTCAAAGGGAAAAACTAGCTACAGGCAGTGAGGAAGTAACATCCGAAGTGAATCCTAGGCGGAACCAAGAGAAGAAAGAAAAAATGAAAGGTATAGAGAAAAGCAGTGATCCAGAGGATACAGATGTAACTAGTTCGAAGAAGGAAGATCCAAATGCGAGGAAAAAATCTAAGAAGGCTTCATCAAAGCTTGACAGTAACAAGAGGGAAAAATCCACAGATGAGTCTGAACAGAGAGACCGACAAGCAAACAAAAGCAATGCTCCTTCTAATCAAGGAGGTGGTGAAGATTTAGTATCTAAGCGGAAAAAAGAGCGTGAAGCTGTTGAGGCCATTCTAAAATCGTCTCTGATTCCTTCACATAAGCCTAAACCTCCAAAGCGACCACTGTCCCCAAGTTCAACTGCAAGCAGTCACACAAGACCGTCTAAAGCTATCAAAGGTAACAGATTTCATTACATACCTAATCTTGAGTGATGTTTTGCCTCAAATGCTGAAACCTTTGAGTTCACTCTTATTTGCAGAATCCACCAAGAACAACAGTAAACAAAGATAACAAAATGATTTCACAATTGTTATTTCAGGCAATCATGAAACTAATTGCTAACTAAT
Proteins encoded:
- the LOC106309576 gene encoding protein FAM32A-like, which produces MSAYDNVIGGKLKLKGKALDVKAGGVKKKKKKQKKHEEQALKITEHELIEGENAETLGKLMEEEEEEEGRSEKEDGKVQPDDDDDDLLTPAERRYIEQKQKLDVQKLAKEANKSHRNRIEDFNQYLANMSEHYDIPKVGPG
- the LOC106311718 gene encoding uncharacterized protein LOC106311718 isoform X1; this encodes MTSKVSSSAELLTRWRRIEEDEEENDDSDPSTVRRLNQRKEQWFTDAFTMLISLPRDTHIWCGCSDVMGPLIETFYNFFRDDREDSPLKALWKRISGEMRTCAQCISQHHQTQEMYEKEYECASVGPLLVVLRKLDEQRVTMHLQEINSIIEKGAYDPDHHHAEVVSVMYEVLMFPFFFDDMSLCTEFEKFIESIDNIHELAFAENQEFPGVYALLFLNRRVRVIGYRLARAMGKLRSATQLERLQPLLKKFIGILEMEGLPSSSQDPRPRINLDRSSIWLGMTSLLEFLEGPAFEEGILEPYPIFVDTVLNHISGDSPEFSLAVNCLKELFKTLGCKLWLRATLSPSVMRNTLLGQCFHTRAEKIHKAIFDLFQPLLQSLEALRDGEHEKQRRHFLYFLLHQVPVSSNFSVLARRIGHKIALLIVLRGYKMNPPCPPFECAHMWGPSLVSSFNDSALHISLRQPAIDLVQTILVSDATALLASLLRNNTGNYMGNEVKYDDDDSNLPFPHAVEDVSDRPWSDFTQQSKVTLGECKEWMCIPMLWITTLTNTNLLNLPVSLSQAVFWSRSRFCLVESEKTDDMTVDMETWLSSSAVEIKGTLGWKVATGSDDGGPGKESKNSVAVSKMCPTLIRTLKRLTTCFLVQMGEEYRKQWTWVPGMSETFILSLSDPDDNIRQFGKSMLEHVSNTRGLSCGLKFLCSQSSHLVHVFSGATHVLQQVHLSSVLQRFQILHHFFFLLFKLLKEEDVVIITVKSSGGGFLRQPDFSAPPVIESRNSSTATPELLKFLYSLAEVAWGAVRKCLAEGKAFIHQSLCQMTCVRLLEITPVVLGKLRLSREAIGGALKDASDLKWLPDLIDWGRSQLKVVVTYWRRALAALLDILQGSKSNTCSSAVQAIRRVLSADDLDIEQLADQISRLVPKANECLKPVDAVGRAPDNVMDLTEDVTEKESLKNLPSLHKSHQLDINKTLPPIRSISRVPSLKKGTSSIDTSKSSAAVVSEKDVSVRSSNIVRDLPTTSAEPSKVGSMSKDAENRQTVGGPLSLVNKANLKNAADEFISRGTSKEAQKSAISNTKGMDLRKVVIEPEVDPLDLALKSLKPQPLPLTKPGPIVPKRQVIQLCAPVNKKAERWQRQAAGFKRFRPPKLEDWFRKILQMDYYAIVGLASTNKDENQNVGKFREVPVRFSSPEQYVQIFQPLVLEEFKAQLQSSFQEISSLEEIYYGDLSVLSIERVDDFHFVRFIKDESDGPNSKSFSENDLILFTKEHPENSNVGGNMIGKVEGREWDEKKRSSILNVRLYLQNASSRLNQARRNLLERSQWHACRILNITSQIREFQALSSIKDIPVLPVILSPLGDSNYDSETKRSDLRSLPHSLQQILKSSFNESQLQAISVSIGSSNLTKEFDISLIQGPPGTGKTRTIVAIISGLLASVSRKTGNSEQDHSSSTTSRQRMNPNVAMARVWQDAALAKQLDDDGESKKKMGEKIGKGRVLICAQSNAAVDELVSRISSLGVYGMDGKMFKPYLVRVGNAKTVHPNSLPFFLDTLVDQRLAEERMRINKAKSNKAEDSSALLRCSLEKVVDQITRFEAKRANLNQESLDAKEKLGSKNLDIDDDGKPMSDAELGIRLRRLYEQKRKIYKDLGAVQAQERKANNEIRALKHKLRKSILKDAQIVVTTLSGCGGDLYNVCAESSSAHKFGSPSEDNLFDAVVIDEAAQALEPATLIPLQLLKSRGTKCIMVGDPKQLPATVLSNIASKYLYECSMFERLQRAGYPILMLTQQYRMHPDICRFPSMHFYDNKLLNGVDMSSKSAPFHKSPYLRPYVFYDIVDGQEHRSGDSSSVCNEQEAEAAVQLLRFFKRRYPSEFVAGRIGIITPYKRQLAVLRSRFSSAFGSQVAADMELNTVDGFQGREVDILVLSTVRATHSASDGNSQSRIGFVADVRRMNVALTRARLSLWVFGNTRTLQRDHNWGALVKDAKEREAIIPVKRPYNMFGEKATEQKQFENLSKNFPEPEKQHQHSRRKEHRAETSSDRKMRKPDGDVVPLLSKGSESKQSRRKAKEEASSQREKLATGSEEVTSEVNPRRNQEKKEKMKGIEKSSDPEDTDVTSSKKEDPNARKKSKKASSKLDSNKREKSTDESEQRDRQANKSNAPSNQGGGEDLVSKRKKEREAVEAILKSSLIPSHKPKPPKRPLSPSSTASSHTRPSKAIKESTKNNSKQR
- the LOC106311718 gene encoding helicase SEN1 isoform X2, which encodes MRNTLLGQCFHTRAEKIHKAIFDLFQPLLQSLEALRDGEHEKQRRHFLYFLLHQVPVSSNFSVLARRIGHKIALLIVLRGYKMNPPCPPFECAHMWGPSLVSSFNDSALHISLRQPAIDLVQTILVSDATALLASLLRNNTGNYMGNEVKYDDDDSNLPFPHAVEDVSDRPWSDFTQQSKVTLGECKEWMCIPMLWITTLTNTNLLNLPVSLSQAVFWSRSRFCLVESEKTDDMTVDMETWLSSSAVEIKGTLGWKVATGSDDGGPGKESKNSVAVSKMCPTLIRTLKRLTTCFLVQMGEEYRKQWTWVPGMSETFILSLSDPDDNIRQFGKSMLEHVSNTRGLSCGLKFLCSQSSHLVHVFSGATHVLQQVHLSSVLQRFQILHHFFFLLFKLLKEEDVVIITVKSSGGGFLRQPDFSAPPVIESRNSSTATPELLKFLYSLAEVAWGAVRKCLAEGKAFIHQSLCQMTCVRLLEITPVVLGKLRLSREAIGGALKDASDLKWLPDLIDWGRSQLKVVVTYWRRALAALLDILQGSKSNTCSSAVQAIRRVLSADDLDIEQLADQISRLVPKANECLKPVDAVGRAPDNVMDLTEDVTEKESLKNLPSLHKSHQLDINKTLPPIRSISRVPSLKKGTSSIDTSKSSAAVVSEKDVSVRSSNIVRDLPTTSAEPSKVGSMSKDAENRQTVGGPLSLVNKANLKNAADEFISRGTSKEAQKSAISNTKGMDLRKVVIEPEVDPLDLALKSLKPQPLPLTKPGPIVPKRQVIQLCAPVNKKAERWQRQAAGFKRFRPPKLEDWFRKILQMDYYAIVGLASTNKDENQNVGKFREVPVRFSSPEQYVQIFQPLVLEEFKAQLQSSFQEISSLEEIYYGDLSVLSIERVDDFHFVRFIKDESDGPNSKSFSENDLILFTKEHPENSNVGGNMIGKVEGREWDEKKRSSILNVRLYLQNASSRLNQARRNLLERSQWHACRILNITSQIREFQALSSIKDIPVLPVILSPLGDSNYDSETKRSDLRSLPHSLQQILKSSFNESQLQAISVSIGSSNLTKEFDISLIQGPPGTGKTRTIVAIISGLLASVSRKTGNSEQDHSSSTTSRQRMNPNVAMARVWQDAALAKQLDDDGESKKKMGEKIGKGRVLICAQSNAAVDELVSRISSLGVYGMDGKMFKPYLVRVGNAKTVHPNSLPFFLDTLVDQRLAEERMRINKAKSNKAEDSSALLRCSLEKVVDQITRFEAKRANLNQESLDAKEKLGSKNLDIDDDGKPMSDAELGIRLRRLYEQKRKIYKDLGAVQAQERKANNEIRALKHKLRKSILKDAQIVVTTLSGCGGDLYNVCAESSSAHKFGSPSEDNLFDAVVIDEAAQALEPATLIPLQLLKSRGTKCIMVGDPKQLPATVLSNIASKYLYECSMFERLQRAGYPILMLTQQYRMHPDICRFPSMHFYDNKLLNGVDMSSKSAPFHKSPYLRPYVFYDIVDGQEHRSGDSSSVCNEQEAEAAVQLLRFFKRRYPSEFVAGRIGIITPYKRQLAVLRSRFSSAFGSQVAADMELNTVDGFQGREVDILVLSTVRATHSASDGNSQSRIGFVADVRRMNVALTRARLSLWVFGNTRTLQRDHNWGALVKDAKEREAIIPVKRPYNMFGEKATEQKQFENLSKNFPEPEKQHQHSRRKEHRAETSSDRKMRKPDGDVVPLLSKGSESKQSRRKAKEEASSQREKLATGSEEVTSEVNPRRNQEKKEKMKGIEKSSDPEDTDVTSSKKEDPNARKKSKKASSKLDSNKREKSTDESEQRDRQANKSNAPSNQGGGEDLVSKRKKEREAVEAILKSSLIPSHKPKPPKRPLSPSSTASSHTRPSKAIKESTKNNSKQR